The nucleotide sequence AGCCTGGTTTTGCGACAACTGGGCATCGACGCCTATCAGTACACGGGCAACCAGGAGAAAGCCCGACAGGCCCAGGCGGCGTTCATGGACGTTTTGCGTCGTAGTTCGCGGTACGCCACCGGCGACAATGTGATCGCGGCCGGTCGGTTCTACGTCCGACGTGGCGAAGACGCTCGATTGATCTTGGAGCAGTTTTACGACCGCGTCCGCGATGCCGACCCCAAGTACGTCGAATCGTATATCGCAACGGCGGAATTGGCGATCACCAAGGGAGACTTCAAAGTCGCGGCCGACACGCTGCGGGCGGCCGAGAAGCTTGCCGAATCCGATCCGCGCATTTACTACCTCCTGTCTCGATCGTTGCAATCGTCCGATCGTGCGGCGGCCGCCGAAGCATTGGAAATGGCACTGTCGATCAACCCACGGCATGTTGACAGTTTGCTGTTGGATGCCGAACGTTCGATCGATGCCGAACAATTCGATGCAGCGGAGGATCGCATCACCGAGATCTTACAGATCAATGTCCATGAGCCTCGTGCTTGGGCCTTGTTGGCGGTGCTGGCCAATTTGGACGGTCGATACGAAGTCGAAAAACTGATGCGGGCGGCGGCGCTTTCGACTTGGCCGACCAACCCGGAAGTCGATCATTTGATCGGTCGCAAACTTTCCGACAAATACCGCTTTGCCGAGGGCAGTGAGTATCAACGGGCCGCTTTGGCGTTCGACACGGGGTATGGCCCGGCAAAGTTCCAGCTTGCCCAAGACTTGTTGCGTCTGGGGTTTGACGACGTCGGCTGGGCTTTGGCCGAACAGGTCAACGAATCAGACCCCTACAACGTGACCGCGTACAACTTGATCAGTCTGTATGATTCGATCAAAGACTTCTCCACTCTGTCGGCGGACAATCTTCACGTCCGCATGGACGCACGCGAAGCTGCGGTGTACGGCGGCGATGTTTTGGAACTATTGACCGAAGCCCAAGCGGTGCTGTGTAAGAAATACGGCGTGACGCTGGATCAGCCGGTCGTTGTCGAGATCTTTCCCAAGCAGGAGGACTTTGCGATTCGCACCTTCGGGCTTCCGGGCGGGGCCGGGTTCTTGGGCGTGTGTTTTGGCAATGTTGTGACGGCGAACAGTCCGGCATCACAGGGGGCGACGCCGTCGAATTGGCAAGCCGTTTTGTGGCACGAATTTTGTCACGTCGTGACGTTGAACAAGACCAAAAACCGCATGCCGCGTTGGCTTAGCGAAGGCATTTCGGTCTATGAGGAACGTCAACGCGACCCGTCTTGGAGCGAACAAATCACGCCGACTTACAAGATGATGGTTCGCGACGGCGAATTGGTTCCGATCAGCCAGTTAAGCGCGGCGTTTTTGGCACCCAAGTCACCGGTTCATCTGCAGTTCGCGTATTACCAATCGTCACTGGCGGTGGAGTACCTGATGGATCAATACGGTCAAGAAAAAGTGAACGCCGTGTTGGAAGATCTCGGCAATGGTCGATCGATGAACGACGCGTTGCAGGCCAATTTGGGATCGCTGGCCAGGTTGGACCAGGGGTTTTTGACCTACGCCACGTCGGTCGCCGAAGATTTCGGCAAGGGCGTCCAGTGGGATCCCGATGGACCGCCCGAAGGCGGCGATCCGGATGCGATTGCGGAATGGATGAAGCAACATCCGCAAGATTATCGAAGTCTGCGGTTGCAAGCGGACACCTTGGCCGAGGCGGGCCAGCGGGAGGAAGCGATCGAGATCTATCAACAACTGTTGGATGCCGGTGTCGATCATGGGGATCGCGGCGGCGTGTTGGCTGCGTTGGCGTCGATGTATCGCAAAGAGGGCGATGTCGAAAAGGAAACCGAAACGCTGCGCCGGCAAGTGTCCAAGAACGATGACCTGTGGCCGGCACACGTGCGACTTGCGGAGTTGGCGGCCGAGCGGGATGACTGGGAAGAAGTCCATGAACAGGCCCGGCGAATTTTGGCGATCAACCCGCTGATGGCCGTGGGCCACACATGGGCGGATCGCGCGGCAAAGGAGTTGGAGCGGCCCGCTGATCGGATCGCTCCGTTGAAAGCCCTGTTGGAACTGGACCCCATCGATCCGGTCGGGTTGCACTATGAACTGGCGACGTGCTGGGAACAGTTGGACAATACGGTGGCGGCAAAACGATCGGTCTTAAAATCTCTCCAGGACGCGCCACGGTTTCGCGATGCTTTGGCGCTGCTGGTTCGCGTCAGTCGCGCGGACATCGAGGATGCGAATGACGAGGCGTCAGCGGATTCGGATGTCAGCGGCACTGGCAATACCGGCGCTGATAATACGTCCGCATCTGATGAAACAGACAAACGGGTCGAATCGGAAACCGGCGGTCCCGGTGGGGGCAGACGCGCCGATCAACCCGCACCCGTCGAAGGAGCCCGACCATGATGCTGCGACGGCCAAGAACGGTTTTCGTTTCCGCGATTTTGCTGGTGATGCTATCTGCAGTGGCGTTCAGCCAGTCACGGCGTTGGCGTGGCGGATCTGGATATGGCTGGGGCGGTCGCGATTGGCGCGATGCCGGACGCAATGGCGTCCCGGAATGGGAGACCGACCCGGACTTTGAAACGGATTTGTTCACGTTTGTGCGGATCCGATACGAATCCTGGGGTGGTCGCGGCGGTCGATGGGCAACGGATTATCGCGACAGCGATTTGAATTTCTCACTTCGGCTGCATCAGTTGACTTCGCTGAAGGTGAACCCGGAACCCATTGTTCTGGATTTGACCGACGATCGTTTGTTCGACTATCCGTTCATCTACATGATCGAACCGGGCGAATTGTACTTTCGTGATGATGAGGTCACCGCACTGCGAAAGTACTGCTACAACGGCGGCTTTCTGATGGTGGACGATTTTTGGGGTGATCGCGAGTATCAGAATCTTGCTGAACAACTGCGACGTGTGTTTCCCGATCGAACGCCCAGCGAAGTTCCCCTGGAACACGAGATCTTTCACAACGTTTACGATTTGAAGGAAAAGCCGCAGGTGCCAGCGATC is from Crateriforma conspicua and encodes:
- a CDS encoding peptidase MA family metallohydrolase; translation: MAVTLAILLALVSSVDAADLATAELLYRTGDLKGAQEIADAEVQRGVWNERWSRLLMRCQMDRGQYAQAVQTYEKAILRYSGSLVLRQLGIDAYQYTGNQEKARQAQAAFMDVLRRSSRYATGDNVIAAGRFYVRRGEDARLILEQFYDRVRDADPKYVESYIATAELAITKGDFKVAADTLRAAEKLAESDPRIYYLLSRSLQSSDRAAAAEALEMALSINPRHVDSLLLDAERSIDAEQFDAAEDRITEILQINVHEPRAWALLAVLANLDGRYEVEKLMRAAALSTWPTNPEVDHLIGRKLSDKYRFAEGSEYQRAALAFDTGYGPAKFQLAQDLLRLGFDDVGWALAEQVNESDPYNVTAYNLISLYDSIKDFSTLSADNLHVRMDAREAAVYGGDVLELLTEAQAVLCKKYGVTLDQPVVVEIFPKQEDFAIRTFGLPGGAGFLGVCFGNVVTANSPASQGATPSNWQAVLWHEFCHVVTLNKTKNRMPRWLSEGISVYEERQRDPSWSEQITPTYKMMVRDGELVPISQLSAAFLAPKSPVHLQFAYYQSSLAVEYLMDQYGQEKVNAVLEDLGNGRSMNDALQANLGSLARLDQGFLTYATSVAEDFGKGVQWDPDGPPEGGDPDAIAEWMKQHPQDYRSLRLQADTLAEAGQREEAIEIYQQLLDAGVDHGDRGGVLAALASMYRKEGDVEKETETLRRQVSKNDDLWPAHVRLAELAAERDDWEEVHEQARRILAINPLMAVGHTWADRAAKELERPADRIAPLKALLELDPIDPVGLHYELATCWEQLDNTVAAKRSVLKSLQDAPRFRDALALLVRVSRADIEDANDEASADSDVSGTGNTGADNTSASDETDKRVESETGGPGGGRRADQPAPVEGARP
- a CDS encoding DUF4159 domain-containing protein; amino-acid sequence: MMLRRPRTVFVSAILLVMLSAVAFSQSRRWRGGSGYGWGGRDWRDAGRNGVPEWETDPDFETDLFTFVRIRYESWGGRGGRWATDYRDSDLNFSLRLHQLTSLKVNPEPIVLDLTDDRLFDYPFIYMIEPGELYFRDDEVTALRKYCYNGGFLMVDDFWGDREYQNLAEQLRRVFPDRTPSEVPLEHEIFHNVYDLKEKPQVPAIGQARRRADGSIETWERSWNNDTETPHYRAIYDDAGRIMVFICHNTDLGDGWEREGEDPWYFNEFSVKKAYPLGINIVTYAMTH